In Ignavibacteria bacterium, the sequence TATTGTTTGATCAATTTGTAAATTCCGGTAAATATGAGATAAAATTCAATGGTGAGAGTTATTCCAGCGGTGTTTATTTTTATTCCATCAGAACTGATAAGTTTGCCAATACTAAAAAACTGGTGCTGGTAAAATAAAAAGAACAGTTTTTGTGAGAAAAAGGCGATTTATTCGCCTTTTTTGTTAATTATTTTGTAAAAAATGAGTAACTAATATTCCTAATATACACAATATTAAAAAGATTGATTTAGCATTCAAAAAGCATTAAATTAAGATATTATTCCAATTTATTTATATTATTACTAAAATGAAAAGCTATAAAACTACTGTTTATTCTTTAACATTATTCGCTTTGTTAAGTATTACGGCTTATTTTTCTTTTAACGCATTTGTATTTAAAAATGAGAGTGTAACATCACTTTCTCCAAAGTATTCGCAGGTACGGATTTTTGCTACCAATGAAAATGATTTTCACAGAATGAACGATGCAGGTCTTCATATAGACCATGCTAATTCAAAATTAGGACATTTTCTTGATGCATGGCTATCTGATTACGAGATAGGCCTGCTGATAAAGTCAGGGGTAAGTTATGAAATTCTGGTTGATGACTGGATGACATATTATAACTCACAGCCAAAGATGACCAATGCTGAAATAAATGACCAGATGATCCAGACTTATGTTAAAGATAATATAACACATTCGATTTACGGCTCAATGGGCGGATACATGACATATAATGAGGTGGTTGCCAAGCTGGATTCAATGAGAATGTGGTACCCGCAGTTCATATCTGAAAAATTTTCTATAGGTACTACTTACGAAAACAGGAATATGTGGTGCGTAAGAGTCACCAACGGACCAAATGCTCCAACAGGCAGGCCTGAAGTATTGATGCATGCACTTATTCATGCGCGCGAGCCTGAAAGTATGGAAACACAGTTCTATTATATGTTCTGGCTATTTGAAAATTATAATACTGATCCCATTGCCAGGTATATTCTAAATAACAGGGAAATTTACTGGATACCTGTATTTAATGCTGATGGATATGTACATAACCAGACAACAAATCCGAATGGTGGAGGAATGTGGAGAGCAAATAAACATTTGACAAGTCCGCCCAGCTTAACATGCGGACCGGTCGACCCGAACAGGAACTTCGGAACTTATCAGTTCTGGAATTCGCCAAACGGCGGTTCAAGCACCGATGCATGCAACGGAGGCCAGGGAACTTACCGGGGAACATTACCATTTTCTGAGCTTGAAACACAGAACATAAAAGCGTTTGTAAATTCACGGAACTTTAAAACTGCATTCAGCGCACATACACACGGAAATCTGTTAATAAAACCCTGGTGCTGGCAGGATCCTGTAGGTACACCTGATGATGCGATATTTAATATTTTTCTTGCAGATATGAAAGCAGTTAACGGGTATACAACAGGATTTCCTTCACAGACAGTTGGTTACCAGGTTAGAGGCGGTACAGATGACTGGTATTACAATGACTCAGGGCATGCAAAAATTTTCAGTATAACCCCGGAAACCGGTACTAGCTTCTGGCCGGCACAAAACCAGATAATACCATTGGCACAGGGGATGCTGCATGCTAATCAGTATATAGCACTTGTAGCTGGTCCGTATGTTAATTATATCAGTTCTAACTTCAACCAGTCATCTTATACACCGGGCAGCTCAGGCAGCTTTAAAGTCAGGTTCCGTAACAAGGGTGTAATGACCGCAAATAATACCAAAATAATTTTAACGCCGGCTAATGCAAATGTTACAATCCCGACTCAGCAGCTTACCTATAACCTGGCTATGATGCAGCAGGATAGCGCAACATTCAATTTTACAGTCTCTGGTTCGGCTGCAAATAACTGTTACATACCCTGCTTTTTAACTATAAAGCAGGATACGGCAACAATTTATACACAGGGCGTATACATTCCTGTTGGTACACCAACCCCTACCGTAGTTTTGGATGATAATGCAGGTTCATTTGCCAACTGGACAGCAGGCGGAACAGCAACAACATGGAATACAACAACATTGCAGTCACATACTGCACCCAGCTCATTTTCTGAAAGTCCTTCAGGTAACTACCCTGCAAACTGTGATCTTCATATGACACTGACAACACCGCTGAATGTAAACACAAATCCTGTAGTAACACTTAGCTTCTGGCACCGTTATGCAACAGAGCTGGATTTTGATTACTGTAAAGTTGAAGTTTCCAGCGATGGCGGTTCAAACTGGCAGCTTGTTAAACAATATACCGGTACTAATACTACATGGACTCAGCAGACATTTGATATTTCTCCGTATGCAAACGGTTCTACAAATTTAAAGGTCCGTTTCAGGCTTACCAGTGATGCAGGATTGCAGGCTGACGGCTGGTATGTTGATGATATAAATATTTCCAAGTATTGTGTCAGTGCTATAACAGGAATTGGTATCAATAACGGCTTACCTGTAAATTTCTCACTTGAACAGAACTTTCCTAATCCGTTCAATCCTGCCACAGTTATTAAATACCAGCTGCCTAAATCCTCTTTTGTAAAATTGAAAGTATATGATCTGCTTGGAAAAGAAGTAGCATCACTTATAAATTCACAAGTAGAAGCAGGTTATCACCAGGCTGAGTTCAATGGCAGCAATCTTTCAAGCGGTTTATATATTTATAAGCTTGAAACTGACGGATTTACGGATGTGAAGAAGATGATACTGGTAAAATAAAAATAATATTTAATAATAATTTAAAAAGCCTGCTGTATTTAAAGCAGGCTTTTTATTAAAAAGAATCAGGAATTAAATTATGACGAAACGAATTATTTTTACACTTTCCCTATTAGCCGTTATTATGATAACTGCTGTTTTTTTCAGAAGCAATGAATCGACTGTTTATTCTGACAGTGTACTCAATAATGTACAAAGCAATGTTAATAATATCAGGAGAACCTGCGGAGCAATGGAAGATCTTGAAATGCAGTACAAGCTGGATCCTTCATATAAAGACCGTATGGCTGAGATGGAAAAGTTTGTTGAAAAATTTGCGAAAGAACACAGCCATAAAGTTGGCGATAAAGTTGTAATTACAATTCCTGTTGTAGTTCATGTTGTATGGAATACACCCATACAGAATATATCCGATGATCAGGTACTTTCACAGATAGATGTATTGAACAAGGATTTCAGAAGGCTGAATTCAGACACTGTTAACACACCGGCACCATGGAAATCACTTGGAGCGGACTGCCAAATAGAATTCAAAATGGCAAGACGCGACCCCAACGGTAACCCGACACTCGGAATTACACGTACGCAAACAAGCGTAACTGAATTCGGGCAGAGCTCTTCACTGAAGTTCACTGCTTCAGGCGGACATGATGCATGGGATAGAGATAGATATTTAAACTTATGGGTCGCCAATTTAGGAAGCCAGCTTCTTGGTTATGCAACTTTCCCAGGCGGCAGCCCTGCCTTAGACGGTGTTGCAATAGGTTATAATTATTTTGGAACAGTTGGAACACTTTCTCCGCCCTATAATAAAGGCAGAACTGCAACTCACGAAGTGGGACACTGGCTGTGGCTTTACCATATATGGGGCGATGATAACGGTTCATGCGGGGGATCTGATCTGGTTGGTGATACACCAAACCAGGGTGCTGAATATTATGGATGTCCCGGGTATCCAACTGTGGATGCCTGTTCACCATCGGCACCCGGTGTGATGTTCATGAACTATATGGATTATACTGATGATGCATGTATGAACCTATTTACCCAGGGACAGTTAACCAGAATAAATGCAGCTATAGGCGGACCGAGATTACCGCTTCAATCTTCAAATGGTCATATTGATATAAGCGGAACACCACTATGCTCTTTTAAAGCAGATAGTTTATCAATACTTTACAATAATCCGGTACAGTTAAGAGATCAATCAGCAGGAATACCGACAAGCTGGCAATGGACATTTGCAGGAGGCACTCCGCCTACCTCAACATCACAGAACCCAACAGTTACTTATGCAACACCCGGCTTATATACAGTTAAACTCAGGGTCTCTAACAGCTTCGGCGCAGATTCGTTGACAAAAACTTCATATATAAGGGTTAGAGGAGCATCTTTAAATACTTTCAATGTTTTGAACCCGCCGACATTTACAAGGATTGGTGTGAATTCCGGAGATACTTCAAAAGTTAATTTTTCATGGACAAAAAGCTCACAAAACAATACGGTTAATTATAAATTTAAATTAAGAAAAATCGGCGGTGCTGTTGATTATATATTCACTTCAAATTCAAACGGAATTGATTCTGTTGCCTCTGTGAGAAGAAGTCTTCTTGATTCAATTGCAGTTCAAATGGGGGTTACGGGTGATTCTGTTCGCTGCACATGGCGCGCATGGGCATATAACGGAATTGATTCACTGCAATCTGCAACATCGTTTATTGTTACCCTTGTCCGCTCACCGATTGGTATTCAGGTAATTTCATCTGAAATTCCGCAAAGGTTTGCATTATATAACAACTATCCGAATCCGTTCAACCCGGTTACAAATATTAATTTTGATATACCTAATATCAACGGAGATAAAAAAGTTCAGGTAGCTGTATATGATGTACTTGGCAATCTTGTTGAACTGATCGTAAACAAGGAGCTGACCGCAGGGAAATATTCGGTTGACTGGAATGCTGTAAATTATTCCAGCGGTATTTATTTTTACCGTATCACAGCAGGAAGCTTTACTGACACAAAAAAAATGATTTTAGTAAAATAATTAACTTGCAGCATAGTTAAATTACATGCTGAAAAAAAGAATACTATTTATAATTTTATTGCTGTTAATACCGGTAATATTGTTCATCAATATTACCGGTACCGGTGATAACACCGCATCCGGAACAAAAGGTAAAATTCCCGGAGCGCCTGCAGAAGACTGGTTTGAAAAACAAAGAGCATTTCCTTATGATGAAATTCCTGATAAAAAGCATACAGAAGCATTGAATTATGTTAAACAAATGCCTGTTTTTCAAGGCACACAGCCATTGCCATGGATTCCCGCAGGACCAACTAATATAGAAGGCAGAATAACATCACTTGCTATACATCCTGCCAACCCGCAAATAGTTTATGCTGCAACAGCTAACGGCGGATTGTGGAAATCAACCAACTTTTGCCAAAGCTGGGTAAGTGTATTTGATAATCAAAATACTTCTTCCATAGGTGCAATTGCAATTGACCCGCTGAACGGCGAAATTATTTATTGTGCTACCGGGGAAGCCAACTCACTCAGAAGCTACTACCCGGGCACTGGAGTTTATAAATCTACAAATGGCGGTAGCTCATGGAGCTACATAGGGCTGGATAATACTTACAGCTTCGGCAATATTGTGATAAACCCGGTAAACACCCAAATTGTTTATGCGGCAGCAATAGGCTCAACCAGGAGAAAAAATACCGAAAGGGGAATTTACAGATCGTCAAATGGCGGTCTAACATGGAACCAGTCATTATATTTATCTGATTCCGTTGGCGCAATTGATGTGGCAATAGATCCCTTAAATCCCGATAAGCTATTCGCAGCAATGTGGGAAAGACAACGAAGGGAAGATTACATTAAATACGGCGGCCCTATGAGCGCGCTTTATATGACTACCAATGGCGGTATAAACTGGAGCGTTGTAAACGGAGGATTTCCTTCCAATGCAGCAGATCTTGGAAGAATTTCAATCGATATAAGCAGATCAAATCCGCAGGTAGTGTATGCATTAACCGCATACTCAAATGGTAATACAAGAGGATTGTATAAATCAGTTAATGGAGGCTTAAACTGGAGCCTGGTTAACTCATCTGCAGCGGGATCATCAAATTATGCATGGTTTAACCGGATTTGTAAAGTAAATCCCATAAATTCTGACCAGGTAATTTGCGGCGGATTGAATATGGAGCGCTCAACAAATGGCGGAACAACATTTTCCTCAATTTTTACATCACATGTTGACCAGCATGCTGTAGCTTTTTCAGTTTCAAATCCAAATTTTTTGGTATTCGGAAATGACGGAGGAGTTGATTATTCAACAAACGGCGGTGTTTCATGGCAGGAAAGCACTCAATTGCCCGTAACCCAGTTTTATGCGGGGGATATAGATAATAATAACCCCTCATTAATTTTAGGCGGAACGCAGGATAACGGAACGCTTAGAACTACCGGTCCGGCAGGCAGCTGGCAATCAATTTATAGCGGCGATGGTTTTTACTGCCTTGTCGATTATACAAATTCTCAGAGAGTTTATGCATCATCGCAGAACGGTGGACTTGGGCGCTCTACAAACGGTGGCGCAAGTTTTACAGGAGCTACTTCTGGTCTCGACCTGACATACACAAACTGGATGACACCGTATGTAATGGATAAAAATAATCCACTGGTGTTGTATTGCGGTACTTATAAAATTCACAAATCAACAAACGGTATGCAGAGCTGGACTGCAATCAGCCCTGATCTGACAAACGGGCATGTTCAGAACCTTGGTACTATCACAACGGTTGATGTGGCAAAATCAGACCCGAATGTGATCTACTGCGGAACGGATGACGCGAATGTGTGGGTTACAACCAATGGCGGAAGCAACTGGACAAAAATAAACAGCGGGCTGCCGTACAGGTGGATAACAAGAGTTACAATTCACCCGGAGTTCGCCAACATATGTTATGTAACTTTATCGGGATACAAAACTGATTCAACCGGGGCGCATGTTTATAAAACGACAAATTTCGGAGCATCATGGAGCTCAATCTCATCAAATCTGCCTAATGCACCGGTCAATGATATTCTTATCGATCCTGCTTTTTTATCCACATTATACCTCGCAACAGATGTTGGTGTAATGATCAGTACAAATGAAGGTGCAAACTGGTCTGTATATTCTTCTGGGATACCTTCAAATGTTCCATGTCACGATCTTACCCTGCATAACGGAACAAGAAAACTTGTGGTTTGGACCCATGGCCGAAGCGCTTTTTCTACTACTGTTAATCCGCTTGGTATTACAGTTCATAACGGAGTTCCTGAAAAATTCAGCTTATTTCAAAACTATCCCAACCCGTTTAATCCGATAACAACGATTAAATATTCCTTACCTCCAAATAATGGCAACGAAAATGATATAAGCCTTCAGGTTTTTGATATTAGCGGCAGGCTTGCAGCTGTACTATTGCGTCAGAAACAATCCCCGGGTGTTTACGAGGTTACTTTTGATGCAGGTAATATGGCTAGCGGAATTTATTTTTACAGGCTTACAACAGGAACGGTCACCGAAACCCGTAAAATGCTTCTGGTTAAATAAATTAATAATTTTTAATTACCCCCTTTTATAATATAACATAGATTATTAAATTAAAAATATGAAAGGGAAGAATTACTTTAAATATATTTTCGCTGTTTATTTCTCTGTGAATATCTTTTTTATTTTTACAGGGTGTTCAGGAATAACAGTAGATAAGGAAATAAAGGTAAGTCCTGATGACTGGATAATGGCCGGCGGCTCGCCTGACCAGCAAAATGTTTCAAAGTTTTCGCTTTCACCGCCGCTGAATTTAATGTGGGATTATAATATTGAAGGCGGAGTGGGACCGGCAGGAATTACAGCAAGCGATGCTGTTGTATTTGTAAATGCCTTACAGGGAGAGTTATTTACATTTGATGTTAATTCAGGCGGAAAAATTGGAAATTTAAAATTTCTCGGAAAAGATTGCAGTACTGCGCCACTGGTAATGGGTAATAATGTA encodes:
- a CDS encoding T9SS type A sorting domain-containing protein, encoding MKSYKTTVYSLTLFALLSITAYFSFNAFVFKNESVTSLSPKYSQVRIFATNENDFHRMNDAGLHIDHANSKLGHFLDAWLSDYEIGLLIKSGVSYEILVDDWMTYYNSQPKMTNAEINDQMIQTYVKDNITHSIYGSMGGYMTYNEVVAKLDSMRMWYPQFISEKFSIGTTYENRNMWCVRVTNGPNAPTGRPEVLMHALIHAREPESMETQFYYMFWLFENYNTDPIARYILNNREIYWIPVFNADGYVHNQTTNPNGGGMWRANKHLTSPPSLTCGPVDPNRNFGTYQFWNSPNGGSSTDACNGGQGTYRGTLPFSELETQNIKAFVNSRNFKTAFSAHTHGNLLIKPWCWQDPVGTPDDAIFNIFLADMKAVNGYTTGFPSQTVGYQVRGGTDDWYYNDSGHAKIFSITPETGTSFWPAQNQIIPLAQGMLHANQYIALVAGPYVNYISSNFNQSSYTPGSSGSFKVRFRNKGVMTANNTKIILTPANANVTIPTQQLTYNLAMMQQDSATFNFTVSGSAANNCYIPCFLTIKQDTATIYTQGVYIPVGTPTPTVVLDDNAGSFANWTAGGTATTWNTTTLQSHTAPSSFSESPSGNYPANCDLHMTLTTPLNVNTNPVVTLSFWHRYATELDFDYCKVEVSSDGGSNWQLVKQYTGTNTTWTQQTFDISPYANGSTNLKVRFRLTSDAGLQADGWYVDDINISKYCVSAITGIGINNGLPVNFSLEQNFPNPFNPATVIKYQLPKSSFVKLKVYDLLGKEVASLINSQVEAGYHQAEFNGSNLSSGLYIYKLETDGFTDVKKMILVK
- a CDS encoding PKD domain-containing protein produces the protein MTKRIIFTLSLLAVIMITAVFFRSNESTVYSDSVLNNVQSNVNNIRRTCGAMEDLEMQYKLDPSYKDRMAEMEKFVEKFAKEHSHKVGDKVVITIPVVVHVVWNTPIQNISDDQVLSQIDVLNKDFRRLNSDTVNTPAPWKSLGADCQIEFKMARRDPNGNPTLGITRTQTSVTEFGQSSSLKFTASGGHDAWDRDRYLNLWVANLGSQLLGYATFPGGSPALDGVAIGYNYFGTVGTLSPPYNKGRTATHEVGHWLWLYHIWGDDNGSCGGSDLVGDTPNQGAEYYGCPGYPTVDACSPSAPGVMFMNYMDYTDDACMNLFTQGQLTRINAAIGGPRLPLQSSNGHIDISGTPLCSFKADSLSILYNNPVQLRDQSAGIPTSWQWTFAGGTPPTSTSQNPTVTYATPGLYTVKLRVSNSFGADSLTKTSYIRVRGASLNTFNVLNPPTFTRIGVNSGDTSKVNFSWTKSSQNNTVNYKFKLRKIGGAVDYIFTSNSNGIDSVASVRRSLLDSIAVQMGVTGDSVRCTWRAWAYNGIDSLQSATSFIVTLVRSPIGIQVISSEIPQRFALYNNYPNPFNPVTNINFDIPNINGDKKVQVAVYDVLGNLVELIVNKELTAGKYSVDWNAVNYSSGIYFYRITAGSFTDTKKMILVK
- a CDS encoding T9SS type A sorting domain-containing protein, giving the protein MLKKRILFIILLLLIPVILFINITGTGDNTASGTKGKIPGAPAEDWFEKQRAFPYDEIPDKKHTEALNYVKQMPVFQGTQPLPWIPAGPTNIEGRITSLAIHPANPQIVYAATANGGLWKSTNFCQSWVSVFDNQNTSSIGAIAIDPLNGEIIYCATGEANSLRSYYPGTGVYKSTNGGSSWSYIGLDNTYSFGNIVINPVNTQIVYAAAIGSTRRKNTERGIYRSSNGGLTWNQSLYLSDSVGAIDVAIDPLNPDKLFAAMWERQRREDYIKYGGPMSALYMTTNGGINWSVVNGGFPSNAADLGRISIDISRSNPQVVYALTAYSNGNTRGLYKSVNGGLNWSLVNSSAAGSSNYAWFNRICKVNPINSDQVICGGLNMERSTNGGTTFSSIFTSHVDQHAVAFSVSNPNFLVFGNDGGVDYSTNGGVSWQESTQLPVTQFYAGDIDNNNPSLILGGTQDNGTLRTTGPAGSWQSIYSGDGFYCLVDYTNSQRVYASSQNGGLGRSTNGGASFTGATSGLDLTYTNWMTPYVMDKNNPLVLYCGTYKIHKSTNGMQSWTAISPDLTNGHVQNLGTITTVDVAKSDPNVIYCGTDDANVWVTTNGGSNWTKINSGLPYRWITRVTIHPEFANICYVTLSGYKTDSTGAHVYKTTNFGASWSSISSNLPNAPVNDILIDPAFLSTLYLATDVGVMISTNEGANWSVYSSGIPSNVPCHDLTLHNGTRKLVVWTHGRSAFSTTVNPLGITVHNGVPEKFSLFQNYPNPFNPITTIKYSLPPNNGNENDISLQVFDISGRLAAVLLRQKQSPGVYEVTFDAGNMASGIYFYRLTTGTVTETRKMLLVK